TTACCTGTACTGTATGATAGTGAAATATAAAAACAAAAAGCTCAAGTATGATACTTTTGTACCAATGCCTGAAGTTTTTTTACTTAATATATTTCACGTATTTTATATGCGTAAAATATAACTATAAAGCAAAAGAAAAAACCGCTTAAATCCTTATAAACTAAGGACTGGAGCGGTTTTGTTTTTATTCTTCATCGTTTGGAAGTAGCACTTTGTGAGATAAATTAATACGCCCTTGACGGTCAATTTCAATGACTTTTACTTCAATTTCATCACCAATATTTACTACATCTTCAACTTTTGCGACTCTTTCTTTTGCTAATTGCGATATATGAATAAGCCCTTCTTTACCTGGTAATATTTCAACGAAAGCACCAAAATTCATTATGCGATTTACTTTCCCTTTATAAGTTTCGCCAACTTCAATTTCCTTTACAAGTCCATTAATTATATCAATTGCTCTTTCTGCGGCACTAACATCTACAGCTGAAATAAATACTTTACCATCGTCTTCAATGTCAATACTTACCCCAGTTTCATCAATGATTTTCTTTATCATTTTACCGCCAGGTCCAATTACATCTCTAATTTTATCAGGATTAATTTGCATTGTTATAATGCGAGGTGCATATGGTGAAAGCTCTTTATTTGGCATTGGCATAATTTCTAACATTTTATCAAGAATAAAAGCCCTTCCTCGTTTTGCTTGTGCTAAAGCAGTTGCTAAAATTTCTTTTGTTAATCCAGCAATTTTAATATCCATTTGAATTGCTGTTATACCCTCTGTCGTTCCTGCAACTTTAAAATCCATATCCCCTAAAGCATCTTCCATGCCTTGAATATCCGTTAGAATAGTATAGTTATCTCCATCTTTTACTAATCCCATAGCCACTCCGGACACCGGACGTTTAATTGGAACGCCTGCGTGCATTAAAGATAAGGTGCTACCACAAACACTTCCCATTGAACTAGAGCCATTAGATTCTAAAACTTCTGATACTAAACGTAAAGTATAAGGAAACTCAGCAACACTTGGAATAACCGGAACTAATGCACGTTCTGCTAAAGCGCCATGGCCAATTTCTCTTCTTCCAGGACCTCGTGATGGTCTTGTTTCTCCCACACTAAACGCTGGAAAATTATAATGATGCATGTATCTTTTAGATTCTTCGGTACCTAGACCATCAATAATTTGCTCGTCGCCAATTGCACCTAATGTAGTAATCGTTAATATCTGAGTTTGCCCTCGGGTAAATAACCCAGAACCGTGAGTACGTGGCAATATACCAACTTCGCAAGTGATTGGTCGTACTTCTTCAATTTCACGTCCATCAGGTCTAATTTTGTTGATAGTAATCATTTGTCGAACAGTTTCTTTTACGATTTTTTGTAAAATATATTGAATATATTTCAAATCATCAGGAAATTGTTCTACAAAATGTTCAATCGTTTCATTTTTTACGGAGGTTATATTTTCTTCTCGCTCTAACTTATCTGAATTTTTTATTGCAACTGCTAATTTTTCAGTAGCATATTCGCGAACTAATTTATTAATATCTTCAGGAACTTCAAATAATTGAACCGATCTTTTTTCTTTACCAATCGTATTAACAATTGTAGTTTGAAACTCAACTATTTTACGAATTGCTTCATGTCCGAACATAATAGCATCTAAAATTATTTCTTCTGATAATTCATTTGCACCCGCTTCAACCATCATAACTGCGTCATGAGAACCTGCAACAATTAAATTTAATTCACTTTCATTTTGTTGAGCTACTGTAGGATTTAATATAAATTGTTTGTCTATATATCCAACCCTTACTCCTGCGATTGGTCCATTAAATGGAATATCTGAAATAGATAAAGCACACGAAGCACCAATCATTGCAATTACATCAGGTGCATTATCTTGTTCTACGGACATTACTGTTGCAACAATTTGTACATCATTGCGGAATCCATCTGCAAAAAGCGGGCGAATAGGTCTATCAATTAAGCGACTTGCTAAAATAGAAGATTCACTAGGGCGCCCCTCACGTTTTATAAATCCACCAGGAATTTTTCCTACAGCATATAATTTTTCTTCATAATCAACCGTTAAAGGAAAGAAGTCAACACCTTCGCGAGGCTCAGCCGAAGCTGTTGCAGTGACTAAAACTGCTGTATCGCCATACTTTATTAATACAGCACCATTTGCTTGCTTGGCCATTTTTCCTGTTTCAATGATTAATGATCTTCCACCTAATTGCATTTCAAAACTATGCATTCTTTCTCCTCCTACTTATACCTATCTATTCTTCAAAGATTATCTTCGACATTTTTTTTAGTATTTCCTTTTTTATATAAAAATAACCATAAACAAATAAAAAAGCGGGAATTTTCCCGCTTTAAATTATTTACGTAAATTTAATTTTGCAATAATCGTACGATAACGCTCAATGTCATTTGTACGTAGATAATTTAATAATCTTCTACGATGACCAACCATTTTCAATAGACCACGACGTGAATGATGATCTTTTTTATGCTCTTTTAAATGGTCTGTTAAGTAAAGAATTCTTGCAGTTAAAATTGCAATTTGTACTTCTGGTGATCCTGTATCACCTTCATGTACGCGATATTGTTCGATTAATTGTTGTTTTGCTTCTTGAGTTAACATTAAAATACCCTCCTAGTTTAAATAAAACCTATAGCCAAGAATAAGTTGGAGAATCAATCTTCCTCGCCATGGTCATGACATAAATTAATACCTTAGATACAATATCATAAAACGCTTGCAAAGTCAAACCCAAAAATTTTTAGCAAACAAAATATCATCATTTATTTGCTTTTTTAAACAATCTATATTTGCAAAACGCTTTTCATTTCTAATTCTTTTAAAGAATTCTATATTAATCGTTTTTTTGTACAAATTACCATTAAAATCAAACAAATGAGTTTCTAGATGTTTGCTATTGCCATTAAAAGTAGGATTGACTCCAATATTTGTTATAGAAAAATAGGTAGTATTATTGACAGTTGTTTTAGTTACATATACACCTGCGGCAGGTAAAATTTTTTCTGTAGAGTCCAATATATTAGCAGTGGGAAACCCCAATAAACGACCTCTTTGATCGCCTTGACAAACTGTCCCATAAAATGAAAAAGGTCTACCTAATAATTTATTAGCTAAAGTTATGTTCCCCTCTATAAGCAAATTTCTAATTCGTGTGCTACTGACCATTATGTTATCGTAATAAACTTCGGGATGAATATAGGCATTGAATCCAAACTTAGCACCTAGCTTTTTTAATAGCTGTGGTGTGCCTTTGCCTTTATATCCAAAAGAATAGTTCGGTCCAGCAACTAAATATTTAGGATCCAAATGCTCGCACAAAAGTGATAAAAAATCTTCTGGTGGTAATGAAAGCAATGATTTTGTAAAGGGAATATTAAAAAGAATGTCTAATCCTATATTCTTTAAAATCTTTTCTTTTTCAAAATTTGAATTAATTTGAGGCGGGCAAAGATTTAAATTAATAACTTCTAATGGATGATTACTAAAGGTAACTACTACGCTGATTCCCTTGATCGATTTTGCTAAGTCTACTGCTTTATTAATAATTTTTTGATGTCCAATGTGAATTCCATCAAATGTTCCCAGCGCAACTACAATATTTTTATACTTATGCTTTAAATTAGTTAATTCGGTATATATTTGCATAAATTATTTGCCTCCCTTATAAACGTGTTTACCTTAATTACTTTTAATATACTATAGTAAACAAGAAAATCAACCTCTAATAGTAGACCACTATCGAGTTTGATTAGAGAGATTTTCTAACTAACACTTTTTTTGCAGTAAGTGTTCCAGATAAATTGTCATATCTAGCAATCCCAATAAAAGACTTATCCATATTATAAACTCGAAATAGTTGTGCTTTATTTATTAAATCTATTTTAACTGAACGGCCTTCTTGAAAATCTAAAATTTGCTTGAGGGATAAATTAATACTAGGTAAATGTTTTACACTGTAGTCTACATCTAGCAGTATTGATTTTTTTTGTTCAGCAATTTCGTTAAGTGTATATGAATCATTTAATGAAAAGTCTCCAACTCTTGTTCTTGTTAGAAAAGACATAGTAGCTGGAATCATTAATTTGTGTCCAATATCCATACATAAACTCCTAATATATGTACCTTTAGAACAACTTACATCAAATAATAATTTATTATTCCTATATTGTATAGGTAAAATTTTTTTTATTTCTACTTTACGACTAGGAACTTCAACTTTTATACCTTTACGAACTAAATCACATAATTTATTACCATTAATTTTAATTGCAGAATGCATAGGTGGTGTCTGTATAATATCACCAACAAAAGAGTTTAAAGTATCTGAAATGACTTCAAATGAAGGTAATATATATTTATCAACCTTTTTTACAATTATTCCTGTGTCATCGCCTGAATCTGTTTCAAAACCAAATGTTAACTCAGCACGATAACTTTTATCAGCCTCAGACATGTATTCAATTAATCTAGTTGCTTTTCCAATTGCAATAGGTAATACGCCACAAGCTGCAGGGTCTAAAGTTCCTGCATGTCCTACTTTTTTTGTCTGATATACGCGACGAATAAAAGAAACAACATCGTGTGAGCTCATTCCTGGTGGCTTTAAAACATTAACTAATCCATCACTACACATCTGTTGCTCCATTCTTCATCTGCTTAGCAATTGTATCAATTAGTAATTTTTTTGCTTCATTAATAGGAAGTAGTATACTGCATCCAGCCGCTCGTTTGTGTCCACCACCATTGAAAATTTTAGCAATTGAGCTTACATCAACTGATTTAGATCGCATACTTACCCTGCATAAATTATCTTGTACACATTTAAATAAAATTGCAATTTCAACCCCATCAATGACTCGTGGAAAATCAATGAAGCCTTCTGTATTATCGCAAATATTTAAAATATCCTCTGTAATTGATAATACTCCGACTTTATTATCAAGGAAAAATTCCAAACTTTCTAATGCTTTAATTAATGCACGCATATTTTCTAAACTTTTTTTCTCAATTTTTTCGGAAATCATATTTGGTGATACGCCCGCTTCAATGAGTTTTGCCGCAATCCTCATTGTCGAAGCGGAGGTATTTGCATATCGGAAAAACCCGCAATCTGTCGCAATTGCAGTATATAAACAAGTTGCAATGTCTTTGTTAAATTTACATTTTTGTGATTCTAAAAGCTCGAAGATAATTTCGCCTGTCGCGGCTGCGTCTGCATCTAAATATAAATAATCTGCAAATTTAATATTAGAAATATGATGATCAATATTTAAAATTGGAGCCTGTACCATTTGAGCAACCTTGCCAATTCGCTCTATATCACTTGAATCTAATACAATTAGTAAATCAGATTTAATTATATTAGATGGTTTCTGAATTAAAGAGATATTTGGCATAAAATTAAATTTTTCAGGAATATCATCATCTAAAATGCAAGTGACATTTTTTCCACAGTCTTTTATATATATGGCTAAAGCAAGTAGTGAACCGATTGCATCACCATCTGGATTAATATGAGCAGTGATAATAATATTATCACTGCTTTTTATAATTTCTGCAGCTTGAGATAAAGTAATGTCCATAGGATTAATTGGCCTCATTCTTTTTAATTTTATCAAGTAATTCTTGAATATGTACACTATGATCTAAAGACTTATCTATCTGAAAAGATAGTTCTGGCGTACATCTTAATTTGATTCTGTGCCCAATTTCTCTTCTTAAATAACCTAACGAACTTTGTAATGCTGCCCAAGTATTTTTCACTTCTTCTTGACTTCCTAGTAAGCTAACATAAATTTTAGCATATTTTAAATCACCTGAAACATCAACCTGGGTGACAGTTACAAATCCAATTCTTGGATCTTTTAATTCCTGTAAAATTATTTTACTAACTTCTTGTTTAATTAACTCTTGGACTTTTTCTATACGGAGCTGTCCCATATTATGCCCCCATTCCATACTCTAATTATTTATACTATTTGGTTTGATTTGCTCCATTGTATATGCTTCAATGATATCGCCTTCTTTAATATCCCTAAACTTATCAATTGTGATACCACATTCATAGCCAGCAGCAACTTCTTTAACATCGTCTTTAAAACGACGTAAAGATTCTATGATACCTTCATGGACTACAATACCATCACGAATAATTCGGATACTGGAGGAGTTCGTAACCTTTCCTTCTAATACATAAGAGCCAGCAACTAATGCTTTAGAAAAATTCATTACTTGACGAATTTCAACTTTTCCCTGAATAACTTCTTTATATTGTGGAGCAAGCATTCCCGTCATTGCAGCTTCTACATCGTTAATTGCTTCATAAATTACACGATAAGTTCGAATATCAATATTTTCTGTATCTGCAATTTTTTTTGCATTCGCATCAGGACGAACATTAAATGCAATAATTAATGCATTCGCAGCAGATGATAACATAACGTCAGATTCATTTACAGCTCCAACACCAGCGTGAATTACATTTACTCTTACTTCTTTATTATTATTTAAATTTAATAAAGATTGACGCAATGCTTCCACAGAGCCTTGAACATCTGCTTTAATTAAAATATTTAAATCTTTAATATTTCCTTCTTGAATTTGTTGGAATAAATCATCTAAGGATACTTTTTGAGAATGAGCTAGTTCATCACTACGTTTTTTTGCAATTCGCTTTTCAGCAATTGATCTAGCTAATTTTTCATCAACAGAAACTAAAATATCACCAGCTTCTGGAACATCAGCCAATCCTAAGACCTCAACCGGTGTAGAAGGTCCAGCCTTTCTTACTTTTTCGCCCCGATCATTAACCATTGCTCTAACTTTACCGACAGCAGTTCCTGCAATAATGGAATCTCCAATACTAAGTGTTCCAGCTTGTACAAGAACCGTAGCAACTGGGCCACGCCCTTTATCTAATTGTGCTTCAATAATAATACCTTGCGCAGCACGATTAGGATTTGCTTTTAATTCTTGAACTTCAGCAACTAAAAGTACCATTTCTAACAATTCTGTTATACCAATTTTTTGTTTTGCCGATACTGGTACCATGATTGTATCACCACCCCATTCTTCAGGAATGAGTGCATGCTCAGCTAATTGCTGTTTTACATGATCTGGATTTGCCCCTGGTCGATCAATTTTATTAATAGCAACAATAATTGGTACGTTAGCAGATTTTGCATGATTAATAGCTTCAATTGTTTGAGGCATAACACCATCATCTGCAGCAACTACTAAAATCGCAATATCCGTTACTTGTGCTCCGCGTGCACGCATTGCTGTAAAAGCTTCATGTCCTGGAGTATCTAAAAATACAATTTTTTTATTTTGGCAAACAACTTGGTAAGCACCAATATGTTGTGTAATTCCACCAGCTTCTCTAGATGTAACATGTGTTTTACGAATTACGTCTAATAAAGAAGTCTTCCCATGGTCGACATGCCCCATTACTGTTACAACTGGTGAACGTAATACTAGAGTTTTCGGATCATCAACAATTTCCGGAATCTCTGTTGGATCTGCTTCTGGTGGCAATTCTTCTACAGTAATATCAAAGTCAGCAGCTAAAAGGGTAGCTGTATCTAAATCAATTTCTTGATTAATTGTTGCCATAATACCTAGCATCATTAATTTTTTAATAATTTCGCTGACATCTCTACCTGTTTTTATAGAAAAATCTTTAACAGTAATAGATCCACCTAATTGAATTATTTTTGGTTTTGCCATTTCGATTGTATTTGGTTTTACTTGATTATTATGATTTTTTTTATTTTTATCGTTTTGATTGGATTTATTAAAATTTTTCTTTTTATTACGATTGTTAGTAGAACTTTGTTTATTATTCAATGTATTATTATTACCCTTACTATTAAAATTTGGTGACTTTTCATTTTTTTTATGGTCTAAATGACTATTTTGCTTATCACTATGATTGGGCTCCGTAGCTTTTACATCTTTTTTTACAGCTGAGTTAGGTTGAACGATATTATTGGATTTTTTTACAGAAAAATGATTTTTTAAAATTAATTTTTCTGGATCTCCTACCGTACTCATGTGGTTTTTTGCTACTGTAATTTCATTTTTCGTTAAAATATCCAATATAATTTTACTTGAAGTATTAAATTCTTTTGCCAATTCATATATTCTATATTTGGACATTGATCCACCCCCAATTACTCACTCTTATATAAATTAATTATTGCCTTTGCAAATCCATGATCATTCACTGCTACCGCCGCACGATATCCTTTACCAATCATATTACCTAACTCATCTTTTGTAAAAAGTTTTATTAACATTATATTATAATATTGTGCCATATTATAATATTGTTTATTAGTTTCATCTGAAACATCGTTTGCAACGATAAGTAGTTTTATTTTTCCGCTTTTTACTAGTTTTGCAATAGAAAATTCACCCGACGTTAGATTTCCAGATCTTTGTGCTAATCCTAATAAATTGGAAATTTTTTTCAACTTAGTATCATTCATTAGAAAAAATCCTTGATTGCAAATCATCATAAATGTCCTGACTAATTTGCATTTTAAATGATTTTTCTAAACGCTTTTCTTTATAAGCTTTACTAAAACATTCTTTATCATTACAGATATAGGCCCCACGTCCTGCTTTTTTACCAGATGTATCAATCAAAAATTTATTTTCCGGGGTTTTTACTATTCTTAAAAGTTCTCGTTTATTGTGCATAGTTTGGCATCCTACACACATGCGTTGAGGAATTTTTTTATTCATAGTTAAACCTCCGATGTTATTTCATCCATTTCTTGTGCGGCCTGTGATTCGCTTTTTATATCAATTTTCCATCCTGTTAATTTTGCTGCCAATCTTGCATTCTGCCCTTCTTTTCCGATCGCTAAGGACAATTGATAATCTGGAACAATAACTTTAGAAACCTTTTCAATTTCGTTGACTTCAACGGATAATACTTTTGCCGGACTTAGTGAATTAGCAATATATTTTACTGGATCAGCATTCCATTTTACAATATCAATTTTTTCACCTTTTAGTTCATCAACGATTGTTTGAACCCGCATACCTTTATGTCCTACGCAAGAGCCCACTGGATCAATATCTTCATCACGTGAATATACAGCAATTTTAGAACGCATACCTGGCTCACGTGCTACGGATTTAATTTCTACAATTCCATCATGAATTTCAGGAACCTCTAACTCAAAAAGACGCTTTAATAGGCCTGGATGTGTTCTTGACACTAAAATTTGCGGCCCTTTAGTTGTTTTCTTTACTTCAATTATGTAACTTTTTACTCTATCTCCATGTTTATATTGCTCAAAAGGTATTTGCTCAGACGGTGCTAAAATTGCTTCCGCTTTACCTAAATCAATAAAGACATTTTTTTGTTCAATTCGCTGTACGATGCCAGTTAAAATATCACTTTCTCTATTTGAAAACTCTTCATAAATGATTCCACGTTCAGCTTCTCGAATTCTTTGCACAACAACTTGTTTAGCTGTCTGGGCTGCAATACGTCCAAAGTTTTTTGGTGTAACCTCAATTTCAATTACATCCCCTACTTCGTAATTGCTATCAATTTTCTTTGCTTCAGATAACTGAATTTCCAAACGTTCATCTTCTATTACTTCTGCAATATTCTTTCGAGCAAAAACATGAATTTCACCAGTAATTCTATCTAGAGAAACGCGAACATTTTGTGCTAACCCAAAGTTTCGTTTATAAGCAGAAATTAAGGCTGCTTCTATTGCATCAAATAATACTTCTGATGCAATCCCCTTTTCTTTTCCTAATTGTTCAAATGCTTGCATGAACTCTGCGTTCATTTAAATCCCCCTTATTCAATTGTATATATTAAAATTCAACATATAGCTTGATTTTTGCAATTTTATCTCTTGGAATTACTTTGCTATCATTAATTATTAGATCAATATTTGTAAAACTAGTTAGTTTCCCTACGATAGATTTACTACCATCAATCGGTGCAAAAGTACTGATTTCAATCATATCACCTTTATGACGTTCTAAGTCTCTATCTTTCTTTAATACTCGATCAATTCCAGGAGAAGAAACTTCTAGATAATAACTTTCAGAAATTGGATCTAATTCATCTAGTTTAGATTCCAATTGTTCACTAAGGGATTGGCAATCTTCAATTTCAATGCCCCCAATTTTATCGATAAATACTCTCAAATACCAATCACGTTCTTTTACGTATTCAACGTCAACTAATTCTATCTCTGTGTCTGCTAATAACTCAGCAACTAATTTTTCAACTAAATTTTCTATGTGATTTGCCACATAATCACCTCCCAAACTATATTTATTTTCCCTAATGCTAAATATCTTATACATAAAATTCCACAAAATAAAATACAGAGTATAAGAGTAAAGAGTGGGCTGTTACGCCCACTCTTTAAAACATCAATAATTCTCAATGCAAATATTATATCATTAATAGTTATCATTTACAACCCATAGATAAAATTTATCCAAATAAGATAATTTGATCGGTTTCTGGTAAATGATCCAGACAACCATGTGCCTTTAAAATATCTATTGCCGTTTTTGAAATTTTAGCACGATTTTTTAAATCCTCAATAGAAGTAAATTCTTTTTCTTCCCTAGCAGCCACAATATTGTTAGCGGCTGAAACTCCTACTCCTTCTAACGATGCTAATGGTGGTAATAAAGAGTTTTTTAAGATAATAAACTTTTCAGGAGCTGAATCACGAATATCTACTTTTTCTAAACTATATCCACGTAAATACATTTCTAAAGCCATCTCTAAAACTGTTTGTAATCCTTTTTCCTTTACAGATAAATTATTTCCCATTTCTTCGAATTCTTTTAGCTTATCTTTAATGAAAATTTTGCCTTTTGAAATAATATCAGCATCAAATTCAGTAGCTCTAACAGAAAAATAAGCTGCATAGAATGCTAAAGGATAATGAACTTTACAATATGCAATTCGATAGGCCATCATTACATATGCTACAGCATGTGCTTTTGGAAACATATATTTTATTTTTTGACAAGACTCAATATACCATTCTGGAATGTTATGAGTTCGCAATTTTTCCACATCTTCAGCTTTAATTCCTTTTCCCTTACGTACAGATTCCATAGTTTTGAAAGATAAAGATGGATCAACACCTTTATGAATTAAATACATCATGATATCATCACGTGCAGATATTGCTTCAGAAACTTTAGCAATGCCATTTTTAATTAGATCCTGCGCGTTGTTCAGCCATACATCCGTACCATGTGAAAATCCACTTATTCGAACGAGTTCACTAAAGGTTTTTGGTTTTGTATCATCGAGCATCTGACGAACAAATTTAGTTCCAAACTCAGGTATTCCATAAGTTCCTGTTACACTTCCTAATTCTTCTGGAGTTACATTTAATGCTTTTGTTGAAGAAAATAAGCTCATTGTTTCTGGATCATCTAAAGGAATTGTTAGAGGATCCCGTCCAGTTAAATCTTCTAACATTTTGATTACAGTAGGATCATCATGTCCTAATATATCAAGCTTAACTAGACGACTACTAATTGAATGATAATCAAAATGAGTTGTAATTGTTGTTGAATTTTTATCATCTGCCGGATGTTGTATTGGTGTAAAATGATGTACATCCATATCACGTGGTACAACCATAATTCCCCCAGGATGTTGCCCAGTTGTCCTTTTCACTCCCGTACATCCATCGACTAAACTATTTGCATATGCTTTCCGTACAGTAAGTCTTCCTTCAGCATCAGAAAAATATTTACTAATATATCCATAGGCTGTTTTATCCGCAATTGTGGCGATTGTTCCAGCACGAAAAACATTATCTTTTCCGAATAATTCTTCTGTGTATTTATGAGCAACTGGCTGATAGTCGCCTGAAAAGTTTAAATCAATATCAGGAACTTTATCCCCATGAAATCCCATAAATACAGCAAATGGAATATCATGTCCGTTTTTGATTAATTTTTCATTGCACTTTGGACAGTTTTTATCTGGAAGGTCAAATCCGCCACCATAACTTCCATCGGTAATAAATTCACTATATTTACATTTAGGGCATAACCAATGGGGTGGCAATGGATTTACTTCTGTAATATCTGTCATCGTAGCAACAAAAGAAGATCCTACAGATCCTCGAGATCCTACTAGGTATCCGTCATCTAAGGATTTTTTAACCAACTTATGCGCAATAAGGTATAAAACGGCAAACCCATGTCCGATAATTGAATTCAATTCGCTTTCTAAACGGTCTTTTACTATTTTAGGCAAATCATCCCCATACAAAGTCTTTGCCTTAGTATAAGCCATAGATTTTATTTGCTCTTCGGCTCCCGGAATTTGTGGTGAATACAACTCATCAGGAATAGGTTTAAAGTTTTCAATTTTATCAGCAATTAAGCGGGTATTATTTATAACTGCATCAACAGCTTTTTCTTTTCCTAAATAAGAAAATTCTTCCAACATTTCTTCTGTAGTTCG
This genomic interval from Selenobaculum gibii contains the following:
- a CDS encoding polyribonucleotide nucleotidyltransferase; translated protein: MHSFEMQLGGRSLIIETGKMAKQANGAVLIKYGDTAVLVTATASAEPREGVDFFPLTVDYEEKLYAVGKIPGGFIKREGRPSESSILASRLIDRPIRPLFADGFRNDVQIVATVMSVEQDNAPDVIAMIGASCALSISDIPFNGPIAGVRVGYIDKQFILNPTVAQQNESELNLIVAGSHDAVMMVEAGANELSEEIILDAIMFGHEAIRKIVEFQTTIVNTIGKEKRSVQLFEVPEDINKLVREYATEKLAVAIKNSDKLEREENITSVKNETIEHFVEQFPDDLKYIQYILQKIVKETVRQMITINKIRPDGREIEEVRPITCEVGILPRTHGSGLFTRGQTQILTITTLGAIGDEQIIDGLGTEESKRYMHHYNFPAFSVGETRPSRGPGRREIGHGALAERALVPVIPSVAEFPYTLRLVSEVLESNGSSSMGSVCGSTLSLMHAGVPIKRPVSGVAMGLVKDGDNYTILTDIQGMEDALGDMDFKVAGTTEGITAIQMDIKIAGLTKEILATALAQAKRGRAFILDKMLEIMPMPNKELSPYAPRIITMQINPDKIRDVIGPGGKMIKKIIDETGVSIDIEDDGKVFISAVDVSAAERAIDIINGLVKEIEVGETYKGKVNRIMNFGAFVEILPGKEGLIHISQLAKERVAKVEDVVNIGDEIEVKVIEIDRQGRINLSHKVLLPNDEE
- the rpsO gene encoding 30S ribosomal protein S15 — protein: MLTQEAKQQLIEQYRVHEGDTGSPEVQIAILTARILYLTDHLKEHKKDHHSRRGLLKMVGHRRRLLNYLRTNDIERYRTIIAKLNLRK
- a CDS encoding bifunctional riboflavin kinase/FAD synthetase, with protein sequence MQIYTELTNLKHKYKNIVVALGTFDGIHIGHQKIINKAVDLAKSIKGISVVVTFSNHPLEVINLNLCPPQINSNFEKEKILKNIGLDILFNIPFTKSLLSLPPEDFLSLLCEHLDPKYLVAGPNYSFGYKGKGTPQLLKKLGAKFGFNAYIHPEVYYDNIMVSSTRIRNLLIEGNITLANKLLGRPFSFYGTVCQGDQRGRLLGFPTANILDSTEKILPAAGVYVTKTTVNNTTYFSITNIGVNPTFNGNSKHLETHLFDFNGNLYKKTINIEFFKRIRNEKRFANIDCLKKQINDDILFAKNFWV
- the truB gene encoding tRNA pseudouridine(55) synthase TruB; translated protein: MEQQMCSDGLVNVLKPPGMSSHDVVSFIRRVYQTKKVGHAGTLDPAACGVLPIAIGKATRLIEYMSEADKSYRAELTFGFETDSGDDTGIIVKKVDKYILPSFEVISDTLNSFVGDIIQTPPMHSAIKINGNKLCDLVRKGIKVEVPSRKVEIKKILPIQYRNNKLLFDVSCSKGTYIRSLCMDIGHKLMIPATMSFLTRTRVGDFSLNDSYTLNEIAEQKKSILLDVDYSVKHLPSINLSLKQILDFQEGRSVKIDLINKAQLFRVYNMDKSFIGIARYDNLSGTLTAKKVLVRKSL
- a CDS encoding DHH family phosphoesterase; this translates as MDITLSQAAEIIKSSDNIIITAHINPDGDAIGSLLALAIYIKDCGKNVTCILDDDIPEKFNFMPNISLIQKPSNIIKSDLLIVLDSSDIERIGKVAQMVQAPILNIDHHISNIKFADYLYLDADAAATGEIIFELLESQKCKFNKDIATCLYTAIATDCGFFRYANTSASTMRIAAKLIEAGVSPNMISEKIEKKSLENMRALIKALESLEFFLDNKVGVLSITEDILNICDNTEGFIDFPRVIDGVEIAILFKCVQDNLCRVSMRSKSVDVSSIAKIFNGGGHKRAAGCSILLPINEAKKLLIDTIAKQMKNGATDV
- the rbfA gene encoding 30S ribosome-binding factor RbfA — its product is MGQLRIEKVQELIKQEVSKIILQELKDPRIGFVTVTQVDVSGDLKYAKIYVSLLGSQEEVKNTWAALQSSLGYLRREIGHRIKLRCTPELSFQIDKSLDHSVHIQELLDKIKKNEAN
- the infB gene encoding translation initiation factor IF-2, which encodes MSKYRIYELAKEFNTSSKIILDILTKNEITVAKNHMSTVGDPEKLILKNHFSVKKSNNIVQPNSAVKKDVKATEPNHSDKQNSHLDHKKNEKSPNFNSKGNNNTLNNKQSSTNNRNKKKNFNKSNQNDKNKKNHNNQVKPNTIEMAKPKIIQLGGSITVKDFSIKTGRDVSEIIKKLMMLGIMATINQEIDLDTATLLAADFDITVEELPPEADPTEIPEIVDDPKTLVLRSPVVTVMGHVDHGKTSLLDVIRKTHVTSREAGGITQHIGAYQVVCQNKKIVFLDTPGHEAFTAMRARGAQVTDIAILVVAADDGVMPQTIEAINHAKSANVPIIVAINKIDRPGANPDHVKQQLAEHALIPEEWGGDTIMVPVSAKQKIGITELLEMVLLVAEVQELKANPNRAAQGIIIEAQLDKGRGPVATVLVQAGTLSIGDSIIAGTAVGKVRAMVNDRGEKVRKAGPSTPVEVLGLADVPEAGDILVSVDEKLARSIAEKRIAKKRSDELAHSQKVSLDDLFQQIQEGNIKDLNILIKADVQGSVEALRQSLLNLNNNKEVRVNVIHAGVGAVNESDVMLSSAANALIIAFNVRPDANAKKIADTENIDIRTYRVIYEAINDVEAAMTGMLAPQYKEVIQGKVEIRQVMNFSKALVAGSYVLEGKVTNSSSIRIIRDGIVVHEGIIESLRRFKDDVKEVAAGYECGITIDKFRDIKEGDIIEAYTMEQIKPNSINN
- a CDS encoding L7Ae/L30e/S12e/Gadd45 family ribosomal protein, giving the protein MNDTKLKKISNLLGLAQRSGNLTSGEFSIAKLVKSGKIKLLIVANDVSDETNKQYYNMAQYYNIMLIKLFTKDELGNMIGKGYRAAVAVNDHGFAKAIINLYKSE
- the rnpM gene encoding RNase P modulator RnpM; amino-acid sequence: MNKKIPQRMCVGCQTMHNKRELLRIVKTPENKFLIDTSGKKAGRGAYICNDKECFSKAYKEKRLEKSFKMQISQDIYDDLQSRIFSNE